The Oncorhynchus tshawytscha isolate Ot180627B linkage group LG08, Otsh_v2.0, whole genome shotgun sequence genome window below encodes:
- the zgc:153018 gene encoding transmembrane protein 179-like, which yields MELDRRLLVAHCAAHTLSVLAGLMVVVPLALNGSAFKGRCALFTTGSWRTDNRTDISVEQGEISHLVVQQWGPPSACQFATFVGVFTVLYGAAQGWRSIFYLHGRLDDTLFSAFLTLILSLCVLFLSGGASVTLSLGLASWCNTVTDDNTRPYSCAESQSIPMYLDVETSSFYTELTLAEVALWSVTALWLTHSILSFMRLYHSHSEHISGPCLPREKEHLLGHSSSSSGSSGSDRGSPSPAQPLSTAPSIIFV from the exons ATGGAGCTTGATCGAAGACTGTTGGTGGCTCACTGCGCAGCCCACACCCTGTCAGTACTGGCCGGGTTGATGGTGGTTGTCCCGCTGGCGCTAAACGGCTCAGCTTTCAAAGGGCGTTGTGCGCTTTTCACCACTGGTTCTTGGAGAACGGACAATCGAACCGACATTTCTGTGGAACAGGGTGAGATTTCACACTTGGTGGTACAGCAATGGGGTCCACCGTCTGCATGCCAGTTCGCAACTTTTGTCGGTGTTTTCACGGTGCTGTATGGTGCTGCGCAGGGCTGGCGAAGCATCTTCTATCTCCACGGACGGCTTGACGA CACCTTGTTCTCTGCcttcctgaccctgatcctgagCCTGTGTGTGTTGTTCCTATCTGGAGGGGCTAGTGTCACCCTCTCCCTGGGGCTGGCCTCCTGGTGCAACACTGTCACAGACGACAACACCAGACCCTACAG CTGTGCAGAATCCCAGTCCATCCCCATGTACCTGGATGTAGAGACGTCCTCCTTCTACACTGAGCTCACTCTGGCAGAG gttgctttgtggagtgtgacAGCATTGTGGCTGACCCACTCCATCCTGTCTTTCATGCGTCTCTACCACTCCCACAGCGAGCACATCAGCGGGCCCTGCCTGCCCAGGGAGAAGGAGCATCTCCTCggtcactcttcctcctcctcaggcTCATCAGGATCAGACCGGGGCTCACCCTCACCCGCACAACCCCTATCAACAGCACCCAGCATCATCTTTGTCTAA
- the LOC112255928 gene encoding tetratricopeptide repeat protein 9C isoform X1: MQLMLSKRTMASPEPPGGEIMDLGAGAAVASCSGSSTSPGPSCAKVDSQLQDAIHLKMEGNKFYKEKNLRSAIGRYHRSLLVLRSLDSDVTAAVKGFGPEAPVLTAGQEELLRNTQVDCYNNLAACLLQRECVDYTRVQEYSLRVLQWRPGDIKALYRAGVASLQLGNAQSAKQYLTQASKGQPNDTNVRRHLQQAEDRLSTEYQKEKALYRGMFSSSQRAGEGASGGVTQK; this comes from the exons ATGCAGTTAATGCTGTCAAAACG TACCATGGCGAGTCCAGAGCCACCAGGTGGTGAGATTATGGATCTGGGGGCCGGGGCTGCAGTGGCAAGCTGTTCAGGCTCTTCTACCAGTCCTGGCCCCTCATGTGCCAAAGTAGACTCCCAGCTCCAAGATGCTATCCACCTAAAAATGGAGGGGAACAAATTCTACAAAGAGAAAAACCTTCGGTCTGCCATTGGACGTTACCACCGTTCGTTGCTCGTTCTGCGTAGTTTAGACTCTGATGTCACTGCGGCAGTGAAGGGGTTTGGTCCTGAGGCTCCTGTACTCACCGCAGGACAGGAAGAACTACTTAGGAACACACAGGTGGACTGCTACAACAATTTAGCAG CCTGTCTGTTGCAGAGAGAATGTGTAGACTACACGCGTGTCCAGGAGTACAGCTTGCGGGTGTTGCAGTGGCGTCCGGGTGACATCAAGGCCCTGTACAGAGCAGGAGTGGCCTCTCTGCAGCTGGGAAACGCACAGAGTGCCAAGCAATACCTCACTCAGGCCAGCAAAGGACAACCCAATG ACACTAATGTGAGGAGGCACCTGCAGCAAGCAGAGGATAGGCTGAGCACAGAGTACCAGAAGGAGAAGGCTCTGTACCGAGGCATGTTCTCCTCCAGTCAGAGAGCAGGGGAGGGGGCCAGTGGAGGAGTCACCCAGAAATAA
- the LOC112255928 gene encoding tetratricopeptide repeat protein 9C isoform X2, whose translation MASPEPPGGEIMDLGAGAAVASCSGSSTSPGPSCAKVDSQLQDAIHLKMEGNKFYKEKNLRSAIGRYHRSLLVLRSLDSDVTAAVKGFGPEAPVLTAGQEELLRNTQVDCYNNLAACLLQRECVDYTRVQEYSLRVLQWRPGDIKALYRAGVASLQLGNAQSAKQYLTQASKGQPNDTNVRRHLQQAEDRLSTEYQKEKALYRGMFSSSQRAGEGASGGVTQK comes from the exons ATGGCGAGTCCAGAGCCACCAGGTGGTGAGATTATGGATCTGGGGGCCGGGGCTGCAGTGGCAAGCTGTTCAGGCTCTTCTACCAGTCCTGGCCCCTCATGTGCCAAAGTAGACTCCCAGCTCCAAGATGCTATCCACCTAAAAATGGAGGGGAACAAATTCTACAAAGAGAAAAACCTTCGGTCTGCCATTGGACGTTACCACCGTTCGTTGCTCGTTCTGCGTAGTTTAGACTCTGATGTCACTGCGGCAGTGAAGGGGTTTGGTCCTGAGGCTCCTGTACTCACCGCAGGACAGGAAGAACTACTTAGGAACACACAGGTGGACTGCTACAACAATTTAGCAG CCTGTCTGTTGCAGAGAGAATGTGTAGACTACACGCGTGTCCAGGAGTACAGCTTGCGGGTGTTGCAGTGGCGTCCGGGTGACATCAAGGCCCTGTACAGAGCAGGAGTGGCCTCTCTGCAGCTGGGAAACGCACAGAGTGCCAAGCAATACCTCACTCAGGCCAGCAAAGGACAACCCAATG ACACTAATGTGAGGAGGCACCTGCAGCAAGCAGAGGATAGGCTGAGCACAGAGTACCAGAAGGAGAAGGCTCTGTACCGAGGCATGTTCTCCTCCAGTCAGAGAGCAGGGGAGGGGGCCAGTGGAGGAGTCACCCAGAAATAA